A single region of the Streptomyces vilmorinianum genome encodes:
- a CDS encoding aspartate carbamoyltransferase catalytic subunit, which produces MMRHLISAADLTRDDAVLILDTAEEMARVADRPIKKLPTLRGRTICNLFFEDSTRTRISFEAAEKRLSADVINFAAKGSSVSKGESLKDTAQTLEAMGVDAVVIRHSASGAPYRLATSGWIDAPVINAGDGTHQHPTQALLDAFTMRRRLVGRDAGLGQDLAGKRITLVGDVLHSRVARSNVDLLHTLGAEVTLVAPPTLVPVGVETWPCAVSYDLDSVLPKSDAVMMLRVQRERMNAAFFPTEREYSRRYGLDGDRMAKMPEHAIVMHPGPMVRGMEITAEVADSDRCTVVEQVANGVSIRMAVLYLLLGGNESQTTRTEEK; this is translated from the coding sequence ATGATGCGTCACCTCATCTCGGCCGCCGACCTCACCCGCGACGACGCCGTCCTCATCCTCGACACCGCCGAGGAGATGGCCCGGGTGGCCGACCGGCCGATCAAGAAGCTGCCCACCCTGCGCGGCCGGACGATCTGCAACCTGTTCTTCGAGGACTCCACCCGCACCCGGATCTCCTTCGAGGCCGCCGAGAAGCGCCTCTCCGCCGACGTGATCAACTTCGCGGCCAAGGGCTCCAGCGTCTCCAAGGGCGAGTCCCTCAAGGACACCGCGCAGACCCTGGAGGCGATGGGCGTCGACGCCGTCGTCATCCGCCACAGCGCCTCCGGTGCCCCCTACCGGCTCGCCACCTCCGGCTGGATCGACGCCCCCGTCATCAACGCCGGCGACGGCACCCACCAGCACCCCACCCAGGCCCTGCTCGACGCCTTCACCATGCGCCGCCGCCTCGTCGGCCGCGACGCCGGCCTCGGCCAGGACCTCGCGGGCAAGCGCATCACCCTCGTCGGTGACGTCCTGCACAGCCGCGTCGCCCGCTCCAACGTCGACCTGCTCCACACCCTCGGCGCCGAGGTCACCCTGGTGGCCCCGCCGACCCTGGTCCCGGTCGGCGTCGAGACCTGGCCCTGCGCCGTCAGCTACGACCTCGACAGCGTGCTGCCGAAGTCCGACGCGGTGATGATGCTGCGTGTGCAGCGAGAGCGGATGAACGCGGCCTTCTTCCCGACCGAGCGCGAGTACTCGCGGCGGTACGGGCTCGACGGCGACCGGATGGCGAAGATGCCCGAGCACGCCATCGTCATGCACCCCGGACCGATGGTCCGCGGCATGGAGATCACCGCCGAGGTGGCCGACTCCGACCGCTGCACGGTCGTCGAGCAGGTCGCCAACGGCGTGTCGATCCGGATGGCCGTCCTCTACCTGCTGCTCGGCGGCAACGAATCCCAGACCACTCGTACCGAGGAGAAGTAA
- a CDS encoding dihydroorotase gives MSKILIRGAKVLGGEAQDVLIDGETIAEVGTDLSAEGATVIEAEGRILLPGLVDLHTHLREPGREDSETVLTGTRAAASGGYTAVFAMANTFPVADTAGVVEQVYRLGKESGYCDVQPIGAVTVGLEGKKLAELGAMHDSAAGVTVFSDDGKCVDDAVIMRRALEYVKAFGGVVAQHAQEPRLTEGAQMNEGVVSAELGLGGWPAVAEESIIARDVLLAEHVGSRVHICHLSTAGSVEIVRWAKSRGIDVTAEVTPHHLLLTDELVRSYNPVYKVNPPLRTERDVMALREALADGTIDIVATDHAPHPHEDKDCEWAAAAMGMVGLETALSVVQETMVETGLLDWAGVADRMSVKPAQIGQAKGHGRPVSAGEPANLTLVDPAYRGAVDPAGFASRSRNTPYEGRELPGRVTHTFLRGRATVVDGKLA, from the coding sequence ATGAGCAAGATCCTTATCCGCGGTGCGAAGGTACTGGGCGGCGAGGCGCAGGACGTCCTGATCGACGGCGAGACCATCGCCGAGGTGGGGACCGACCTCTCCGCCGAGGGCGCGACGGTGATCGAGGCCGAGGGGCGGATCCTCCTCCCCGGCCTGGTCGACCTCCACACCCACCTGCGCGAGCCGGGCCGCGAGGACTCCGAGACCGTCCTCACCGGCACCCGGGCCGCCGCCTCCGGCGGCTACACCGCCGTCTTCGCCATGGCCAACACCTTCCCCGTCGCCGACACCGCCGGCGTCGTCGAGCAGGTCTACCGGCTCGGCAAGGAGTCCGGCTACTGCGACGTGCAGCCCATCGGCGCCGTCACCGTCGGCCTGGAGGGCAAGAAGCTCGCCGAGCTCGGCGCCATGCACGACTCCGCCGCCGGCGTCACCGTCTTCTCCGACGACGGCAAGTGCGTCGACGACGCCGTGATCATGCGCCGCGCCCTGGAGTACGTGAAGGCCTTCGGCGGCGTCGTCGCCCAGCACGCCCAGGAGCCCCGCCTCACCGAGGGCGCCCAGATGAACGAGGGCGTCGTCTCCGCCGAGCTCGGCCTCGGCGGCTGGCCCGCCGTCGCCGAGGAGTCGATCATCGCGCGCGACGTCCTCCTCGCCGAGCACGTCGGCTCCCGCGTCCACATCTGCCACCTCTCCACGGCCGGCTCGGTCGAGATCGTCCGCTGGGCCAAGTCCCGCGGCATCGACGTCACCGCCGAGGTCACCCCGCACCACCTGCTCCTCACCGACGAGCTGGTACGGAGCTACAACCCGGTCTACAAGGTCAACCCGCCGCTGCGCACCGAGCGTGACGTCATGGCGCTGCGCGAGGCCCTCGCCGACGGCACCATCGACATCGTCGCCACCGACCACGCCCCGCACCCGCACGAGGACAAGGACTGCGAGTGGGCCGCGGCCGCCATGGGCATGGTCGGCCTGGAGACCGCGCTCTCCGTCGTCCAGGAGACGATGGTCGAGACCGGACTGCTCGACTGGGCCGGCGTCGCCGACCGCATGTCCGTCAAGCCCGCGCAGATCGGGCAGGCCAAGGGCCACGGACGCCCCGTCTCGGCAGGTGAGCCCGCGAACCTGACCCTGGTCGATCCGGCATACCGTGGAGCCGTGGACCCCGCGGGCTTCGCCTCCCGCAGCCGCAACACCCCCTACGAGGGCCGCGAGCTGCCGGGACGCGTCACCCACACCTTCCTGCGGGGCCGGGCAACGGTCGTGGACGGGAAGCTGGCGTGA